The stretch of DNA ACACTTATCGCGACGTCAATATCGCATTCGCCAACGAACTCGCGAAAATTGCGGAGTCGATTGATGTCGACATCTGGGAAGCGATCCGTTTCGCCAACTTCCACCCGCGCGTCAACATCCATACGCCGGGGCCAGGGGTAGGAGGACACTGCATCGCGGTCGACCCATGGTTCCTGGTCGAATTAAACCCGGACGAATCAAAAATCATCAAGAAATCCCGCCTGACGAACGACGGCATGCCGAAATTCACAGCGGAAAAAGCGCAAAGCCTATTGAAAGAACACGGAATCGAAAACGGCAGAGTCGCCGTCCTCGGCCTTGCGTTCAAAGGCGATGTGGATGATATGCGCGAAAGCCCGTCCACGAAAGTGATCGAGGAATTGCAGAAGCTTGGCGTGGACGTCGTGTCATTCGACCCACATATCAAGCAATTGCAGCACCCGACGCAAACAATCACACTGGACGAGGCGACAAGCCAGGCCGACCTCATCCTATTGACGACGGACCACACGGAGTTCAAGAAACTTAACCCGCAAACCGTCCAAACAAAATCGCCGAAACCACTCATCTTGGATACGAAAAACGCCCTCAACCGCGTCAAATGGGAAGAGGCCGGTTTCGAATTCTTCAAGCTCGGCGATGGCAAACATAAATCATCATCCGTCAAAGGACTTCCTATTATATGAAGGAAACGATTTTAGGCGTTCAGGTGAACACCGAAAATTACGATGAACTCATCCCGAAACTGTTCCGGAACATCGACGACAAGAAGAAATCGCTTGTCGTCGCCATCAATCCGGAAAAGCTCATGAAAGCGAAAGACGATCCCGAGCTGAAGGCGCTCCTGAACCGTGCGGAATTCCAAATTCCGGACGGGATCGGCGTCATTCTCGCGTCGAAGCTGCAAAAAGGGAACATCAAATCCCGCGTCACCGGTGTCGACATGATGGACCGCATCGTCCGCGAAGCGGCCCGGACCGGTAAATCTATCTTTCTATACGGGGCCAAACCGGGCGTTGCCGAACAAGCAGCCCGCAAATTAATAGAAACCTATCCCACCCTACAAGTCGCCGGCACACAGGATGGCTATGAGCAAAATACGCAAAAAGTCATCGATACGATCAACGCCGCCCAACCGGACATCCTATTCGTCGCCATGGGATCGCCCAAGCAGGAACTGTGGATCGAGCAGCACCGGGACAACCTCCATCCGATCCTCTACCAAGGCGTCGGCGGATCATTCGATGTCCTCGCGGGCAACATTAAACGCGCACCGGCCATCTTCCAAAAATTCGGAGCGGAGTGGCTATATCGATTGCTGAAAGAACCAAGCCGCATCAAGCGGCAAATGAACCTTCCGAAATTTTTGTTGGAAATATTAGCCCGAAAATAAAGCTTACCCACTTGTAATCTAGTAAACTTGATGATAGAATACGAAAGTGTAAGGATAATTTCCTCATATCATATAACAAAACGCCACGCAGGACGAAACGGTTGGTTGACCGCACAAAAAAACTCGGACAGTTCCCATCTGCCCGAGTTTTTTTGTTGTCCAAAACGGGATGCCAGGTTCAAATCCACCGGGTGCCAGGCCACTGACATCCATTCGCGCCCTTTGCGAATTGTGGCAGTGCCTGGCTCCCGGAACCATTATAGACTCCTAACCTTACATTCCATAGAACTCGCAAAACCCAATTCCTCCCGTAATCATTTCGAAAATGACATTCCCAACCCCACTCCTTTGTATAAACAACAAGAAATGTTTCAATTTGATGACATCAAACCAAATTCAGTAAAAAGCTTGATATATATTTCAAATACGATAGAATAATAGAAGCGACAAGAAGAGTTTGTCCATTTCTATTTACGAAACTTGCAAACTTACTGATTTGTAATTGACATACTTGTCGCCACTGTCTATACTTTAGTGTGTAATGGCTTCTATCTTTCATTTTGCCGTGGAAGTAGATGACTAATTAATTTAGATTCAGAGGAGGAAATTATTCAATGGCTAACCAACCAACGAAGTACCGTAAGTTCATTGTCGGCGCTGCATCAGCTGCTCTAGTAGCATCCGCAGTAGCACCGGTAGCAAGCGCGGCAGAGTTTAAAGACACGAAAGGTAACACGCACGAACCAGCAATCGATGCACTATCTGATGCAGGTATCATCACTGGATACCCAGATGGCACATTCCAACCGAACAAAACTTTGACACGTTCCGACGTTGTTAAACTAATGGGTAAATGGCTTGTATCTGAAGGCTATGCAGTGCCAACAGACTACAAAACAAACCCACGCTTCGCTGATCTGAAATCTACATCAAACGACGAGCTTCTACAATATGCTGCAGTTGTTAAAGACAACGGCGTATTCGTCGGAACTCCAGATGGGAAACTAGATCCAGCAGGCAACATCACTCGTGAAAACATGGCGATCGTTCTTGTCCGCGCATTCGACCGCGTACATGACATCGATCTTGCTACATACGTGGCGGGCCAAGAATTCAAGAAAGATGTTACTGACCTTGGACGCGCGAAAGCGGAAGCTCGTCCAGCAATCGACGTTCTTGATTTCTTCGACATCACGAACCCGGCTGCACCACAATTCAATCCAAAAGGTACAACTACACGCGGACACTTCGCTACATTCCTACACAAAACAATTAACGCAGACTTCTCTGACGTTGGTTCTGGTGTAGTAGGAACTGCAAACGTGAAGGCTGTTAACGCTACAACTGTAGAAGTTACTTTCAAAGATGCAGTTGAAAACCTTAACTCTTTGAACTTCACTATCGATGGTCTAACAGTTTCTAACGCTGCTATCAAACAAAGCGATAACAAAGTTGTAGTACTTACAACGGCAGTTCAAAAAGGTGGAGAGAAATACACTGTATCCCTAAACAATCAAGAAATTGGTTCGTTTGAAGGTATTTCTGCTGTAGTACCTACTAAACTTGATGTTACAACTCAAAACGTTCAAGGTAAAGTCGGTCAACAAGCGATCCTTTCTGCTGACGTTGGCGTTAAACAAGCAGGTATCCCTGTTACATTTAACGTGAAAGCAAACACAGTTGGTACTCTTAACAAAGACCAAGTATTTGAAGCAGTCACAAATGCAGACGGTATTGCGACATTCTCTTACACTCAATACGCTGCAGGCGTTGATGAAGTAGTTGCATACCCAACAGGTGCTCCTACAGTACGTGACTACGCAACAGTTCACTGGGGCGTTGACACAATCCTTACTCTTGAAGAAGACGACAAAAAAGGTACTTCTTTAAACAACGGAGAAAACAAAGTTTACAAAGTAACATACAAAGATCCTAAGACTGGCAAGCCAATGCAAAATGCAGACATCCATGTTACATTTGCTGAAAACGTTGACGTTGCAATCAACAAAATCACTGATGCAACAATCAATGGCAAACCAGCTTACCAAACAACGAATGGCAATAAAGAGTATGTAACAGTTAGAACAGACTCTAAAGGTGAAGCGACATTCACTGTTTCTGGTAAGAATACAAAAGCAACTCCAATTGTATTCATTGACAACTCTGGATATGGTTCAAACAGCGTTGACAAACTAGATAGCACAGAGCTACAAGTTAAAGCTGCAGAATTGACATTCGGAGCAGTTCATGTGAAATATGAGCTAGAAGTTACTCGTGACGGCGGCGAAGAAGCTGCAGTTGGTCAAGGTAACGGCCGTGTGTACAAAATTGCTGTCAAAGACGAAAACGGCAAATCTGCTGCTGGTGAAGTAGTAAACGTTGCATTCGACGAAGTTCTAGACAGAGTGATCTCTACAAACACGAAAGCAGAGTTTGTAATTGATAACACTGAGTACAAAGGAACTACAAACTACTACAACACGAACAACAAGCAACAAATCCAAATCAAACTTGACTCTAAAGGTGAAGCAGAGTTCAAAATTGTCAGCAATGACAA from Bacillus sp. OxB-1 encodes:
- a CDS encoding S-layer homology domain-containing protein; translated protein: MANQPTKYRKFIVGAASAALVASAVAPVASAAEFKDTKGNTHEPAIDALSDAGIITGYPDGTFQPNKTLTRSDVVKLMGKWLVSEGYAVPTDYKTNPRFADLKSTSNDELLQYAAVVKDNGVFVGTPDGKLDPAGNITRENMAIVLVRAFDRVHDIDLATYVAGQEFKKDVTDLGRAKAEARPAIDVLDFFDITNPAAPQFNPKGTTTRGHFATFLHKTINADFSDVGSGVVGTANVKAVNATTVEVTFKDAVENLNSLNFTIDGLTVSNAAIKQSDNKVVVLTTAVQKGGEKYTVSLNNQEIGSFEGISAVVPTKLDVTTQNVQGKVGQQAILSADVGVKQAGIPVTFNVKANTVGTLNKDQVFEAVTNADGIATFSYTQYAAGVDEVVAYPTGAPTVRDYATVHWGVDTILTLEEDDKKGTSLNNGENKVYKVTYKDPKTGKPMQNADIHVTFAENVDVAINKITDATINGKPAYQTTNGNKEYVTVRTDSKGEATFTVSGKNTKATPIVFIDNSGYGSNSVDKLDSTELQVKAAELTFGAVHVKYELEVTRDGGEEAAVGQGNGRVYKIAVKDENGKSAAGEVVNVAFDEVLDRVISTNTKAEFVIDNTEYKGTTNYYNTNNKQQIQIKLDSKGEAEFKIVSNDNKDYATPVIWIDINTSNNKDGVLEQGEPTKTAAMTYFADEKVQGSKLKVYNHRTGAEIKDNRPVVGTDAVEFRFDVANQSGEAFGGRIAEFDATYQVTNTGSSDVYVWKNAADVGNRDKATVISTRRGETFTIETDNNKQVRLYVASNGETASVDVTAYGEAREVGTDKKVVRLDESKVAKATFQSTSDLGTSYTGNVESFDKDKKKLKFVGKKELNYKEEFDAGKVKYEDARGSSTLNLNFAQFEDIVAASPNAKLHYYKNNDGVITFTILEATSNQSDVEAANAVTAKVTALPADITLANEAAVVDARAAYNALTTAQKALVTQATLDKLVAAEAKIKELKDAEQGDLNFTHTVTENTPLANTLQITVGTVASTPADAAGYKISYNLADGNNVEQEGKFNEALTLAIVKDNTVEATVQLVDADGNNVGAAQKINLTN
- a CDS encoding nucleotide sugar dehydrogenase; translation: MDKKLCVIGLGYIGLPTAVMFANSGVQVHGVDINERAVSLISNKQLHIEENGLQERLERAIDEGKFTVSTEPVEADVYIVAVPSPINPDNTANLEYIRQATASIVPYLKKGALVILESTVPPKTVENIMLPELRRSNLTLGEDLFVAHSPERVIPGKIFEELINNDRIVGGITPESAEMTKELYQTFVQGEIHLTDATTAELVKVMENTYRDVNIAFANELAKIAESIDVDIWEAIRFANFHPRVNIHTPGPGVGGHCIAVDPWFLVELNPDESKIIKKSRLTNDGMPKFTAEKAQSLLKEHGIENGRVAVLGLAFKGDVDDMRESPSTKVIEELQKLGVDVVSFDPHIKQLQHPTQTITLDEATSQADLILLTTDHTEFKKLNPQTVQTKSPKPLILDTKNALNRVKWEEAGFEFFKLGDGKHKSSSVKGLPII
- a CDS encoding WecB/TagA/CpsF family glycosyltransferase — its product is MKETILGVQVNTENYDELIPKLFRNIDDKKKSLVVAINPEKLMKAKDDPELKALLNRAEFQIPDGIGVILASKLQKGNIKSRVTGVDMMDRIVREAARTGKSIFLYGAKPGVAEQAARKLIETYPTLQVAGTQDGYEQNTQKVIDTINAAQPDILFVAMGSPKQELWIEQHRDNLHPILYQGVGGSFDVLAGNIKRAPAIFQKFGAEWLYRLLKEPSRIKRQMNLPKFLLEILARK